The Cottoperca gobio chromosome 22, fCotGob3.1, whole genome shotgun sequence genome contains a region encoding:
- the adss1 gene encoding adenylosuccinate synthetase isozyme 1, whose protein sequence is MSLTWSAKDHKNMNQGAATGQKRSRNDTGNKATVVLGAQWGDEGKGKVVDLLATEADVVCRCQGGNNAGHTVVVEGKEYDFHLLPSGIINSKSISLIGNGVVIHLPGLFEEGDKNEKKGLKGWEKRLIVSDRAHLVFDFHQVVDGLQESERQAQEGKNIGTTKKGIGPAYSSKASRTGLRVCDLLGDFKDFSMRFKNLVHQYQSMYPALSVDVEDQLKKLKEYGERLRPMVRDGVYYMYEALHGSPKKILVEGANAALLDIDFGTYPFVTSSNCTVGGACTGLGIPPLNIGDVFGVSKAYTTRVGIGAFPTEQLNAVGELLQTRGHEVGVTTGRKRRCGWLDLIIVRYAHMINGFSAIALTKLDILDVLDEIKVGVAYKVNGKRIPHFPANMDVLNKVEVEYETFPGWKTDTSAARKWNDLPAKAQNYIRFIENHIGVPIKWVGVGKSRECMIQMF, encoded by the exons ATGTCGCTCACCTGGTCGGCGAAAGACCACAAAAACATGAATCAAGGCGCAGCGACCGGGCAGAAGCGCTCGCGCAACGACACGGGGAACAAAGCGACGGTGGTGCTCGGTGCGCAATGGGGAGACGAGGGCAAAGGGAAAGTCGTCGATCTGTTGGCGACTGAAGCTGACGTCGTCTGCAGATGCCAG GGGGGCAACAATGCAGGACACACGGTGGTAGTGGAAGGCAAGGAGTACGACTTCCACCTTCTCCCCAGTGGAATCATCAACTCCAAAAGCATATCGCTCATCG GTAATGGAGTGGTCATACATCTACCTGGCCTGTTTGAAGAAGGCGAtaagaatgaaaagaaag GTCTGAAAGGCTGGGAAAAGAGACTAATTGTCTCAGACAGAGCTCACCTtg TGTTTGACTTCCACCAGGTTGTCGACGGCTTACAGGAATCTGAAAGACAAGCACAAGAAGGAAAGAA CATTGGAACAACCAAGAAGGGCATCGGACCTGCATACTCCAGCAAAGCGTCTCGCACTGGCCTACGCGTATGTGACCTCCTGGGTGACTTTAAGGACTTCTCTATGAG ATTCAAGAACCTTGTCCACCAGTATCAATCCATGTACCCAGCCTTGAGTGTTGACGTCGAGGACCAACTGAAAAAACTCAAG GAATACGGTGAGAGATTGCGGCCGATGGTGAGAGACGGAGTGTATTACATGTATGAAGCTCTTCATGGATCTCCAAAGAAGATTTTGGTAGAAGGGGCTAATGCTGCTCTCCTCGACATTGACTTTG GCACATATCCTTTTGTGACATCATCAAACTGCACTGTGGGCGGGGCGTGCACCGGTCTCGGCATCCCTCCGCTAAATATTGGGGATGTGTTTGGTGTATCAAAGGCCTACACTACCAGAGTGGGAATTGGAGCCTTCCCCACAGAACAACTCAAT GCAGTaggagagctgctgcagacaaGGGGTCATGAGGTGGGTGTCACCACAGGAAGAAAGCGGCGTTGTGGCTGGTTGGATCTTATCATCGTCAGATACGCTCATATGATCAATGGCTTCTCTGC CATTGCTTTGACAAAACTTGACAttctggatgtgttggatgAAATTAAAGTTGGAGTCGCCTACAAAGTCAACGGAAAAAGAATTCCCCATTTCCcag CCAACATGGACGTTTTGAACAAAGTGGAGGTTGAGTATGAGACCTTCCCTGGTTGGAAGACGGACACGTCTGCAGCCAGGAAGTGGAACGACCTCCCAGCCAAGGCACAAAACTACATCCGCTTCATTGAGAACCACATTGGAGTTCCCA TCAAGTGGGTTGGTGTTGGAAAGTCCAGGGAGTGCATGATCCAGATGTTCTAA
- the siva1 gene encoding apoptosis regulatory protein Siva produces MPKRACPFPETFSSQYKIHVGQQELNNYGVFGNIYRQEIYAKTKNLLFSGAKAVMGKLWTGEESCTDPQPTGQAETPACSQTLLRGQTLIGHDGRLTRADAAQGVPVASTGCCVCQKSQGSRTPCSQCDRLACSSCTRQCSSCSGLCCSVCTIIDYSGQYDEVLCCSCST; encoded by the exons ATGCCGAAACGAGCTTGTCCTTTTCCGGAAACCTTCTCCTCCCAATACAAAATACATGTCGGTCAACAGGAGCTGAATAATTATGGCGTGTTTGGGAACATATATAGGCAAGAAATCTACG CAAAGACGAAGAACTTGCTCTTCAGCGGCGCCAAGGCTGTGATGGGCAAACTATGGACTGGAGAGGAGAGCTGCACCGACCCGCAGCCCACTGGACAAGCGGAGACACCTGCATGCAGCCAGACACTGCTGAGAGGACAGACACTGATTGGACATGATGGGAGACTGACAAGAGCAGACGCTGCACAAG GTGTACCAGTGGCTTCTacaggctgctgtgtgtgtcaaaaGAGCCAGGGGTCCCGGACACCGTGCTCCCAATGTGACCGTCTCGCCTGTTCCTCCTGTACCCGACAGTGCTCCAGCTGCTCCGGCCTTTGCTGCTCTGTCTGCACCATCATAGA